The following proteins come from a genomic window of Chelmon rostratus isolate fCheRos1 chromosome 23, fCheRos1.pri, whole genome shotgun sequence:
- the si:cabz01007807.1 gene encoding uncharacterized protein si:cabz01007807.1 isoform X4 has product MRGDTAAESEVEVDGRGEGAAAAAAACTAAGERRPSAGKLHDMLRKVSQSPFHNQYKTLVSSTSDSSGSSANESRSKQDGDFLSDLSAAAAAAADVTDGHQPHFRQNGVQERLHLNSQESGSKGHIWRKTSEADLDAIFVPPPEFQSSPLDLHTEIKTVGNGDKFSEPQKDLFQALKPNHTQGHFQTSAFAQNASANGHFHDVTPNSSDLFKPVPTQTENRSTTLQSKSSDLFKDGGANLFQAAKGEDFRQAEHSKEVNLFDNSPSICDNPFTSPSNKEDDLFRSPNPFYTAATSEADLFQAGPTNSGNPFSIRENKPDLSTKEDLFGMSCKKDLDVFSPSSEKTLDLFPSPITRDLFQDLSSLDDPFGATPSKQYNPFQDVSNVTADIFQPLPSEANSRAKFEITPSDTAPKATNSTPSLNSGSEMKLDMVSSPDLFKPAPPESHPAIQPGSSDRPRDIILTTPQGTKHDILQPTPFTRARNLFVSPSQSPAEMTHASTFKRPPKPLPRTRPPKPEKPPTPANPTEPEPTVPKAFPKPAVRPLPKPVTRLKPKTLESTPISPENYVVFEDVLLIGQEKCVEDWPEDSPELNPNFKPSGTLRLRRESLKMKADSDGGSGEDQDTSGSHVKKKDKKFRIPTLPRRGSKDKFADDAKEGRSRTLPTSHKSSKDYFSDTHMSAGEHEDWEHDYKQKKRLKTKVNQLLRRASTTSSVPEGKHLNGHFPQESKDDGISKKSAGKKDSVRRWSEQGTVLDDSTEEEEEGGDAQHEEKKKKKVKIRFVPHRGFAITVEKTDDEPKGAHGYTPRKGSKEKSQDEVLGAHGYTPRRKSKDDAEYVEEMKGQRLQSTSKAAFMDDEHFEKTLHASAGLNGDEDPYGMEDCKPKKKTTMKLLHVGRRRSKEDMLDYTSPQKKKSSFSADELHDDDLNGMEDFKLKPKHKGLIPTQRKSKTASGQSEPIGFSHHMPQQACSDAYAEDDITQTGEDFMSPGKLYDVEQDEICKPKKLSKLKGLKKRQAKGKAMAPEDPPGATSSDYLSEAAKAEWLAAQMDERAAAGLEDEDEEGDTDSLMEWWYTVEQWDEVPSDDEDKVIKEDESKSFTILADKVQRGLRVFNKVFMERAEVLWHSVITLHAIADDISNFHQKAKIAGITGGTTTAVGGVTAIAGLALAPFTFGASLVITAVGVGVATAGGITSASAAISDNVNNMHDRKKVETVLEEYEAHLLDIGKILHFVNQGLYKLRGHPFLRSGTQHYSEDWEIRRAVQMISLVDLPVMRAADITDTAVASVQGLFKGMDKYFIKDSRELRKGCKKEVVGQIKEVANVLNDGIVELNAIREELQDATGSM; this is encoded by the exons ATGAGAGGGGACACAGCGGCG GAGAGCGAGGTGGAGGTGGACGGTCGCGGAGagggtgcagcagcagcagcagcagcctgcaccgcagctggagagagacgaCCT AGTGCTGGGAAGCTGCATGATATGCTGAGGAAAGTTTCCCAAAGCCCTTTCCACAATCAATACAAG ACTCTTGTTTCCTCGACCTCGGACTCCAGCGGATCATCTGCCAATGAGTCTCGAAGCAAACAG GATGGCGACTTCCTTAGCGatctctcagctgctgctgctgctgctgcagatgtgacGGACGGCCACCAGCCCCACTTCAGACAG AACGGAGTGCAGGAACGGCTCCATTTAAATTCTCAG GAATCGGGCAGCAAAGGTCACATCTGGAGGAAAACCTCAGAAGCAGACCTCGATGCCatctttgttcctcctcctgagTTTCAGAGTTCACCTCTGGACCTTCATACTGAAATTAAGACTGTGGGAAATGGAGACAAATTTTCTGAACCTCAAAAGGACCTGTTCCAGGCCCTTAAACCCAACCATACGCAGGGCCACTTCCAGACGTCAGCTTTTGCCCAAAATGCATCTGCCAATGGCCATTTTCATGATGTAACCCCGAACTCCTCAGACTTATTCAAGCCAGTTCCCACTCAAACAGAGAACCGCTCCACAACCTTGCAGTCCAAAAGCTCTGACCTGTTTAAAGATGGAGGGGCCAATCTCTTCCAGGCTGCTAAAGGAGAGGATTTCCGCCAAGCTGAACACTCGAAGGAGGTGAACCTCTTTGATAACTCTCCCAGTATTTGTGATAACCCATTCACATCTCCTTCAAACAAGGAGGATGATCTGTTCCGGTCTCCAAACCCATTTTATACTGCTGCGACCAGTGAAGCAGATTTGTTTCAAGCAGGACCAACTAACAGTGGGAATCCATTCAGCATCAGGGAAAACAAACCAGATCTCTCCACGAAAGAGGACCTTTTTGGCATGTCCTGTAAGAAAGATCTGGATGTGTTTTCACCATCATCTGAGAAAACACTTGACCTGTTCCCAAGCCCAATTACGAGGGATTTGTTCCAAGACCTTTCCAGCCTGGATGACCCGTTTGGTGCCACTCCCTCAAAACAATACAACCCTTTTCAAGATGTTTCAAATGTGACTGCAGACATCTTCCAACCGCTTCCCTCAGAGGCCAACAGCAGGGCTAAATTTGAGATAACCCCCAGTGACACAGCCCCCAAGGCCACAAACTCCACACCTTCACTCAACAGTGGGTCAGAGATGAAGCTGGACATGGTATCGTCGCCAGACCTCTTCAAGCCAGCACCACCGGAATCTCATCCAGCCATCCAACCGGGGTCCTCCGACAGGCCACGTGATATCATCTTGACGACTCCTCAGGGAACTAAACATGATATCCTTCAGCCGACTCCCTTCACTCGTGCCAGGAATCTGTTTGTGTCACCAAGCCAATCTCCAGCTGAAATGACTCAC GCGTCGACTTTCAAACGTCCGCCCAAGCCACTTCCACGAACTAGACCACCAAAACCAGAGAAGCCACCCACGCCAGCGAACCCT ACTGAACCTGAACCAACTGTGCCAAAAGCCTTTCCTAAACCAGCCGTCAGACCGCTCCCAAAACCAGTTACCCGCCTCAAACCAAAAACTCTG GAAAGTACACCAATTAGCCCTGAGAACTACGTCGTCTTTGAGGACGTCCTGCTTATTGGACAG gaaaagtgtgTTGAGGACTGGCCTGAAGACAGTCCCGAGCTCAACCCCAACTTCAAACCA tcTGGAACATTGAGACTCCGGCGAGAATCACTGAAA ATGAAGGCCGACTCTGATGGAGGAAGTGGCGAGGATCAGGACACCTCAGGGAGTCATGTCAAG aaaaaggacaaaaaattCAGAATACCCACACTTCCCAGAAGAGGGTCAAAG GACAAGTTTGCTGATGACGCaaaggaggggaggagcagGACACTGCCCACCTCCCATAAATCATCAAAG GACTATTTTTCAGATACGCACATGTCTGCTGGAGAGCATGAAGACTGGGAGCATGACTATAAA CAGAAGAAACGTCTGAAGACCAAAGTCAATCAGCTGCTCAGAAGAGCATCCACCACTTCCTCTGTGCCGGAAGGAAAACACCTGAACggacatttccctcaggagtcgAAG GACGACGGCATCAGTAAGAAAAGCGCCGGCAAGAAGGACTCGGTCCGCCGATGGTCAGAG CAGGGGACAGTTCTGGACGACagcactgaggaggaagaggagggaggggacgCCCAGCACGAAGAG aagaaaaaaaagaaggtgaaAATCAGGTTTGTGCCTCACAGAGGATTTGCCATCACTGTGGAAAAG ACTGACGATGAGCCGAAGGGAGCACACGGGTACACGCCCCGCAAAGGCTCAAAG GAGAAATCACAAGATGAAGTTCTGGGTGCTCACGGCTACACGCCTCGGAGGAAGTCCAAG GACGATGCTGAGTACGTTGAAGAGATGAAAGGCCAGAGGCTCCAGTCAACTAGCAAG GCTGCTTTCATGGATGACGAGCACTTCGAGAAAACACTCCACGCGTCTGCTGGACTGAACGGAGATGAAGATCCGTATGGGATGGAAGACTGCAAACCC AAGAAAAAGACGACGATGAAACTGCTGCACGTGGGTCGTCGGAGGTCTAAG GAGGACATGCTGGATTACACCAGTCCtcagaaaaagaagagcagcTTCTCAGCGGATGAGTTACACGATGATGACCTAAACGGGATGGAGGACTTCAAACTG AAACCCAAACATAAAGGCCTCATCCCCACCCAACGCAAATCTAAGACCGCCAGCGGGCAGAGTGAACCCATTGGATTCAGCCACCACATGCCTCAGCAAGCATGCAGT GACGCCTACGCTGAGGATGACATCACTCAAACAGGAGAAGATTTCATGAGTCCCGGAAAGCTCTATGACGTCGAGCAAGATGAAATCTGCAAGCCG AAGAAGCTGTCTAAGCTGAAAGGCCTCAAAAAACGCCAGGCTAAG GGCAAAGCCATGGCTCCAGAAGATCCACCAGGGGCTACATCCAGCGACTACCTGTCGGAGGCCGCTAAG GCGGAGTGGCTGGCTGCTCAGATGGATGAACgagctgcagcaggtctggAGGATGAGGACGAGGAAGGG GACACGGATAGTTTGATGGAGTGGTGGTACACCGTGGAAC AATGGGACGAGGTGCCATCGGACGACGAGGACAAAGTCATAAAAGAGGACGAGTCCAA GTCGTTCACCATCCTGGCGGACAAGGTTCAGCGCGGCCTTCGCGTCTTCAACAAGGTCTTCATGGAGCGAGCTGAGGTCCTGTGGCACTCCGTCATCACGCTCCACGCCATCGCGGACGACATCAGCAACTTCCACCAAAAGGCCAAGATCGCCGGGATCACTGGTGGCACCACCACAGCCGTGGGTGGCGTGACGGCCATCGCCGGTTTGGCTCTGGCGCCCTTTACCTTCGGTGCCTCTCTCGTAATCACCGCCGTTGGTGTAGGCGTGGCAACGGCCGGCGGAATCACTTCAGCCTCTGCGGCCATCTCAGATAACGTTAACAACATGCACGACCGGAAGAAG GTGGAGACTGTACTAGAGGAGTATGAGGCTCACCTGCTGGACATCGGGAAGATCCTCCACTTTGTCAATCAGGGCTTGTACAAACTCCGCGGCCATCCTTTCCTCAGATCCGGCACCCAACACTACTCGGAGGACTGGGAGATCCGCAGGGCCGTCCAGATGATCAGCTTGGTGGACTTGCCCGTGATGCGAGCGGCGGACATAACGGACACGGCGGTGGCGTCGGTCCAAGGGCTCTTCAAAGGCATGGACAAGTACTTCATCAAGGACTCCCGGGAGCTGAGGAAGGGCTGCAAGAAGGAGGTGGTGGGTCAAATAAAGGAGGTGGCAAACGTGCTCAATGATGGGATAGTGGAGCTCAATGCCATCAGGGAGGAACTCCAGGATGCTACTGGAAGCATGTGA
- the si:cabz01007807.1 gene encoding uncharacterized protein si:cabz01007807.1 isoform X1 — protein MRGDTAAESEVEVDGRGEGAAAAAAACTAAGERRPSAGKLHDMLRKVSQSPFHNQYKTLVSSTSDSSGSSANESRSKQDGDFLSDLSAAAAAAADVTDGHQPHFRQNGVQERLHLNSQESGSKGHIWRKTSEADLDAIFVPPPEFQSSPLDLHTEIKTVGNGDKFSEPQKDLFQALKPNHTQGHFQTSAFAQNASANGHFHDVTPNSSDLFKPVPTQTENRSTTLQSKSSDLFKDGGANLFQAAKGEDFRQAEHSKEVNLFDNSPSICDNPFTSPSNKEDDLFRSPNPFYTAATSEADLFQAGPTNSGNPFSIRENKPDLSTKEDLFGMSCKKDLDVFSPSSEKTLDLFPSPITRDLFQDLSSLDDPFGATPSKQYNPFQDVSNVTADIFQPLPSEANSRAKFEITPSDTAPKATNSTPSLNSGSEMKLDMVSSPDLFKPAPPESHPAIQPGSSDRPRDIILTTPQGTKHDILQPTPFTRARNLFVSPSQSPAEMTHASTFKRPPKPLPRTRPPKPEKPPTPANPTEPEPTVPKAFPKPAVRPLPKPVTRLKPKTLESTPISPENYVVFEDVLLIGQEKCVEDWPEDSPELNPNFKPSGTLRLRRESLKMKADSDGGSGEDQDTSGSHVKKKDKKFRIPTLPRRGSKDKFADDAKEGRSRTLPTSHKSSKDYFSDTHMSAGEHEDWEHDYKQKKRLKTKVNQLLRRASTTSSVPEGKHLNGHFPQESKDDGISKKSAGKKDSVRRWSEQGTVLDDSTEEEEEGGDAQHEEKKKKKVKIRFVPHRGFAITVEKTDDEPKGAHGYTPRKGSKEKSQDEVLGAHGYTPRRKSKDDAEYVEEMKGQRLQSTSKAAFMDDEHFEKTLHASAGLNGDEDPYGMEDCKPKKKTTMKLLHVGRRRSKEDMLDYTSPQKKKSSFSADELHDDDLNGMEDFKLKKPKHKGLIPTQRKSKTASGQSEPIGFSHHMPQQACSDAYAEDDITQTGEDFMSPGKLYDVEQDEICKPKKLSKLKGLKKRQAKGKAMAPEDPPGATSSDYLSEAAKAEWLAAQMDERAAAGLEDEDEEGDTDSLMEWWYTVEQWDEVPSDDEDKVIKEDESKSFTILADKVQRGLRVFNKVFMERAEVLWHSVITLHAIADDISNFHQKAKIAGITGGTTTAVGGVTAIAGLALAPFTFGASLVITAVGVGVATAGGITSASAAISDNVNNMHDRKKVETVLEEYEAHLLDIGKILHFVNQGLYKLRGHPFLRSGTQHYSEDWEIRRAVQMISLVDLPVMRAADITDTAVASVQGLFKGMDKYFIKDSRELRKGCKKEVVGQIKEVANVLNDGIVELNAIREELQDATGSM, from the exons ATGAGAGGGGACACAGCGGCG GAGAGCGAGGTGGAGGTGGACGGTCGCGGAGagggtgcagcagcagcagcagcagcctgcaccgcagctggagagagacgaCCT AGTGCTGGGAAGCTGCATGATATGCTGAGGAAAGTTTCCCAAAGCCCTTTCCACAATCAATACAAG ACTCTTGTTTCCTCGACCTCGGACTCCAGCGGATCATCTGCCAATGAGTCTCGAAGCAAACAG GATGGCGACTTCCTTAGCGatctctcagctgctgctgctgctgctgcagatgtgacGGACGGCCACCAGCCCCACTTCAGACAG AACGGAGTGCAGGAACGGCTCCATTTAAATTCTCAG GAATCGGGCAGCAAAGGTCACATCTGGAGGAAAACCTCAGAAGCAGACCTCGATGCCatctttgttcctcctcctgagTTTCAGAGTTCACCTCTGGACCTTCATACTGAAATTAAGACTGTGGGAAATGGAGACAAATTTTCTGAACCTCAAAAGGACCTGTTCCAGGCCCTTAAACCCAACCATACGCAGGGCCACTTCCAGACGTCAGCTTTTGCCCAAAATGCATCTGCCAATGGCCATTTTCATGATGTAACCCCGAACTCCTCAGACTTATTCAAGCCAGTTCCCACTCAAACAGAGAACCGCTCCACAACCTTGCAGTCCAAAAGCTCTGACCTGTTTAAAGATGGAGGGGCCAATCTCTTCCAGGCTGCTAAAGGAGAGGATTTCCGCCAAGCTGAACACTCGAAGGAGGTGAACCTCTTTGATAACTCTCCCAGTATTTGTGATAACCCATTCACATCTCCTTCAAACAAGGAGGATGATCTGTTCCGGTCTCCAAACCCATTTTATACTGCTGCGACCAGTGAAGCAGATTTGTTTCAAGCAGGACCAACTAACAGTGGGAATCCATTCAGCATCAGGGAAAACAAACCAGATCTCTCCACGAAAGAGGACCTTTTTGGCATGTCCTGTAAGAAAGATCTGGATGTGTTTTCACCATCATCTGAGAAAACACTTGACCTGTTCCCAAGCCCAATTACGAGGGATTTGTTCCAAGACCTTTCCAGCCTGGATGACCCGTTTGGTGCCACTCCCTCAAAACAATACAACCCTTTTCAAGATGTTTCAAATGTGACTGCAGACATCTTCCAACCGCTTCCCTCAGAGGCCAACAGCAGGGCTAAATTTGAGATAACCCCCAGTGACACAGCCCCCAAGGCCACAAACTCCACACCTTCACTCAACAGTGGGTCAGAGATGAAGCTGGACATGGTATCGTCGCCAGACCTCTTCAAGCCAGCACCACCGGAATCTCATCCAGCCATCCAACCGGGGTCCTCCGACAGGCCACGTGATATCATCTTGACGACTCCTCAGGGAACTAAACATGATATCCTTCAGCCGACTCCCTTCACTCGTGCCAGGAATCTGTTTGTGTCACCAAGCCAATCTCCAGCTGAAATGACTCAC GCGTCGACTTTCAAACGTCCGCCCAAGCCACTTCCACGAACTAGACCACCAAAACCAGAGAAGCCACCCACGCCAGCGAACCCT ACTGAACCTGAACCAACTGTGCCAAAAGCCTTTCCTAAACCAGCCGTCAGACCGCTCCCAAAACCAGTTACCCGCCTCAAACCAAAAACTCTG GAAAGTACACCAATTAGCCCTGAGAACTACGTCGTCTTTGAGGACGTCCTGCTTATTGGACAG gaaaagtgtgTTGAGGACTGGCCTGAAGACAGTCCCGAGCTCAACCCCAACTTCAAACCA tcTGGAACATTGAGACTCCGGCGAGAATCACTGAAA ATGAAGGCCGACTCTGATGGAGGAAGTGGCGAGGATCAGGACACCTCAGGGAGTCATGTCAAG aaaaaggacaaaaaattCAGAATACCCACACTTCCCAGAAGAGGGTCAAAG GACAAGTTTGCTGATGACGCaaaggaggggaggagcagGACACTGCCCACCTCCCATAAATCATCAAAG GACTATTTTTCAGATACGCACATGTCTGCTGGAGAGCATGAAGACTGGGAGCATGACTATAAA CAGAAGAAACGTCTGAAGACCAAAGTCAATCAGCTGCTCAGAAGAGCATCCACCACTTCCTCTGTGCCGGAAGGAAAACACCTGAACggacatttccctcaggagtcgAAG GACGACGGCATCAGTAAGAAAAGCGCCGGCAAGAAGGACTCGGTCCGCCGATGGTCAGAG CAGGGGACAGTTCTGGACGACagcactgaggaggaagaggagggaggggacgCCCAGCACGAAGAG aagaaaaaaaagaaggtgaaAATCAGGTTTGTGCCTCACAGAGGATTTGCCATCACTGTGGAAAAG ACTGACGATGAGCCGAAGGGAGCACACGGGTACACGCCCCGCAAAGGCTCAAAG GAGAAATCACAAGATGAAGTTCTGGGTGCTCACGGCTACACGCCTCGGAGGAAGTCCAAG GACGATGCTGAGTACGTTGAAGAGATGAAAGGCCAGAGGCTCCAGTCAACTAGCAAG GCTGCTTTCATGGATGACGAGCACTTCGAGAAAACACTCCACGCGTCTGCTGGACTGAACGGAGATGAAGATCCGTATGGGATGGAAGACTGCAAACCC AAGAAAAAGACGACGATGAAACTGCTGCACGTGGGTCGTCGGAGGTCTAAG GAGGACATGCTGGATTACACCAGTCCtcagaaaaagaagagcagcTTCTCAGCGGATGAGTTACACGATGATGACCTAAACGGGATGGAGGACTTCAAACTG AAGAAACCCAAACATAAAGGCCTCATCCCCACCCAACGCAAATCTAAGACCGCCAGCGGGCAGAGTGAACCCATTGGATTCAGCCACCACATGCCTCAGCAAGCATGCAGT GACGCCTACGCTGAGGATGACATCACTCAAACAGGAGAAGATTTCATGAGTCCCGGAAAGCTCTATGACGTCGAGCAAGATGAAATCTGCAAGCCG AAGAAGCTGTCTAAGCTGAAAGGCCTCAAAAAACGCCAGGCTAAG GGCAAAGCCATGGCTCCAGAAGATCCACCAGGGGCTACATCCAGCGACTACCTGTCGGAGGCCGCTAAG GCGGAGTGGCTGGCTGCTCAGATGGATGAACgagctgcagcaggtctggAGGATGAGGACGAGGAAGGG GACACGGATAGTTTGATGGAGTGGTGGTACACCGTGGAAC AATGGGACGAGGTGCCATCGGACGACGAGGACAAAGTCATAAAAGAGGACGAGTCCAA GTCGTTCACCATCCTGGCGGACAAGGTTCAGCGCGGCCTTCGCGTCTTCAACAAGGTCTTCATGGAGCGAGCTGAGGTCCTGTGGCACTCCGTCATCACGCTCCACGCCATCGCGGACGACATCAGCAACTTCCACCAAAAGGCCAAGATCGCCGGGATCACTGGTGGCACCACCACAGCCGTGGGTGGCGTGACGGCCATCGCCGGTTTGGCTCTGGCGCCCTTTACCTTCGGTGCCTCTCTCGTAATCACCGCCGTTGGTGTAGGCGTGGCAACGGCCGGCGGAATCACTTCAGCCTCTGCGGCCATCTCAGATAACGTTAACAACATGCACGACCGGAAGAAG GTGGAGACTGTACTAGAGGAGTATGAGGCTCACCTGCTGGACATCGGGAAGATCCTCCACTTTGTCAATCAGGGCTTGTACAAACTCCGCGGCCATCCTTTCCTCAGATCCGGCACCCAACACTACTCGGAGGACTGGGAGATCCGCAGGGCCGTCCAGATGATCAGCTTGGTGGACTTGCCCGTGATGCGAGCGGCGGACATAACGGACACGGCGGTGGCGTCGGTCCAAGGGCTCTTCAAAGGCATGGACAAGTACTTCATCAAGGACTCCCGGGAGCTGAGGAAGGGCTGCAAGAAGGAGGTGGTGGGTCAAATAAAGGAGGTGGCAAACGTGCTCAATGATGGGATAGTGGAGCTCAATGCCATCAGGGAGGAACTCCAGGATGCTACTGGAAGCATGTGA